From Alteromonas sp. RKMC-009, one genomic window encodes:
- a CDS encoding IS110 family transposase codes for MNKHSMIFIGLDTHKEFHEVAYCEEQRGASPVHFGRIPSSKVSVKKLLRQFESKYPGATLHVVYEAGPCGYWIYRLITSLGHCCYVVAPSLIPKKPGEHIKTDRRDALKLVRSLKSEDLTPVYVPEPEDEAIRDLARAREAAMKDLKEAKYQLKALLLRNNIRYEGTANWSKKHLRWLTELILPHPAQQIVLQEQLQTIDERIRRLERLDNELTHHVHQWRYYPVVKAIQAMRGVRLLVAVGVVAELGDLQRFDHPRKLMAYLGLVPGEQSSGGKRRLGAITKAGNGRARRLLIEGAHSYRYPANISTELQLRQEGLPKDIVDIAWKAQLRLCKRYQRMIKRGKHYNLIITAIAREMAAYIWAIAKEVVLTPVNPKLRLSRVPT; via the coding sequence ATGAATAAACATAGCATGATTTTTATCGGCTTGGATACGCACAAAGAATTCCATGAAGTAGCTTATTGTGAAGAACAACGCGGGGCGAGTCCTGTTCACTTTGGCCGCATACCCTCTTCCAAAGTTAGCGTTAAGAAGCTGCTCCGTCAGTTCGAATCGAAATACCCCGGTGCCACACTTCACGTTGTTTATGAAGCCGGTCCCTGTGGTTACTGGATTTACCGTCTCATCACCAGTCTGGGTCATTGCTGCTATGTTGTCGCCCCTTCCCTCATTCCTAAGAAACCCGGTGAGCATATTAAAACTGACCGTCGGGATGCGCTTAAACTTGTCAGGTCACTAAAGTCTGAAGATCTCACCCCTGTCTATGTGCCTGAACCGGAAGATGAAGCAATTCGTGATTTAGCCCGCGCCCGCGAAGCAGCAATGAAAGATTTAAAAGAAGCTAAATATCAGCTGAAAGCCTTGCTACTTCGCAACAATATTCGTTATGAAGGAACGGCCAACTGGTCTAAGAAACACTTACGCTGGCTGACCGAACTGATATTACCCCATCCGGCCCAGCAGATAGTTTTGCAGGAACAACTTCAGACCATTGACGAACGCATTCGACGGTTAGAAAGGCTGGATAATGAATTGACCCATCACGTTCACCAGTGGCGTTACTATCCGGTAGTGAAAGCTATTCAGGCCATGCGGGGTGTCAGGTTGTTGGTGGCGGTGGGCGTGGTAGCAGAACTTGGCGATTTACAACGCTTCGATCATCCCAGAAAACTCATGGCGTATTTGGGGTTAGTCCCCGGTGAACAATCCTCCGGGGGCAAGCGTCGCCTGGGGGCCATTACGAAAGCCGGGAATGGCAGGGCCAGACGCCTGTTGATTGAAGGTGCACACAGTTACCGATACCCAGCGAACATCTCCACCGAATTACAATTAAGGCAGGAAGGCTTACCCAAAGACATCGTTGATATTGCCTGGAAGGCCCAGCTTCGCCTGTGCAAACGCTACCAGCGCATGATTAAAAGAGGCAAACACTACAATCTGATTATTACCGCGATAGCCAGAGAAATGGCTGCCTACATCTGGGCAATCGCAAAAGAAGTGGTACTCACACCGGTTAATCCAAAACTCAGATTAAGCAGAGTACCCACATGA
- a CDS encoding beta-galactosidase, translating to MSIWYGVAYYDEYMPYDRLDKDIAMMKAAGINMVRIGESTWGTMEPGEGEFDFSHLDRVLDAMHKAGIRVIIGTPTYAIPAWMAKQYPDVLATTAAGKNKYGARQNMDITHPDFRRLAERMIRAMLTHVSDHPAIIGYQVDNQTKHYNTSGKHVQAAFVEHLKQKFGTLEAMNDAFGLNYWSNRVNSWDEFPEVHESVYTAPVTSINGSVTAAFAAFQRSLVTEYLAWQAGIVNEFKKPGQFVTQNFDLDWRGYSYGIQSSVDHFEAAAAMDIAGVDIYHPGQHQLTGNEIALGGDLARSMKDGQNYFVIETQAQGFPQWTPYPGQLTLQAFSHIASGANMVAYWHWASTHNAIETYWKGLLSQDYAENATYNEARTVGNTLAKLGDKITSLNKQNEVAVLFSNEALIAFNEFSFGWGAPQKYNDVLRPFYDSLYRANIETDFIDPSNFADKAANYKMIVIPALYSASDTLLEAISDYVKNGGHIVATFKHGFTDENVKVRASVQPGNMTDIFGIRYSQFVHPECASLNTAIMPESIAAEPLKWWMELVTADTADVLATYEHPVWGDYAAVTRNQAGKGTATYIATMPSDNQIDALLRQAANDAGVTLSDNQFPVIEKKAVNLAGNTLHFVFNYSENEREVKIDNLKGTDLLTGSSVSGQSPVTLPPWGVVIIEEKR from the coding sequence GTGTCTATCTGGTACGGGGTAGCATATTACGATGAGTACATGCCCTACGATCGTCTCGATAAAGACATTGCCATGATGAAAGCGGCCGGGATAAATATGGTGCGCATCGGCGAGTCGACCTGGGGCACCATGGAGCCAGGGGAGGGAGAATTTGATTTCAGTCATCTCGACAGGGTGCTCGATGCTATGCACAAAGCCGGTATCAGGGTGATTATCGGTACACCGACTTATGCCATTCCCGCATGGATGGCAAAGCAATACCCTGATGTGCTTGCAACCACCGCAGCCGGTAAGAATAAGTATGGCGCACGGCAGAATATGGATATAACCCATCCTGATTTTCGCCGGCTGGCTGAGAGAATGATAAGGGCCATGCTGACCCATGTAAGCGATCATCCCGCGATTATTGGCTATCAGGTCGATAATCAGACCAAGCATTATAATACCAGCGGAAAACATGTTCAGGCGGCATTCGTTGAGCACCTGAAACAAAAGTTCGGCACCCTTGAAGCAATGAATGACGCCTTTGGCCTGAACTACTGGAGCAACCGCGTAAACAGCTGGGATGAATTCCCTGAGGTTCACGAATCGGTATACACCGCACCGGTAACATCAATCAACGGCAGTGTGACTGCCGCATTTGCTGCTTTTCAGCGCTCTCTGGTAACAGAGTATCTGGCCTGGCAGGCCGGTATCGTGAATGAATTTAAGAAACCTGGGCAATTCGTTACACAGAACTTCGATCTCGACTGGCGCGGCTATTCTTATGGTATTCAGTCTTCTGTCGATCATTTTGAGGCAGCAGCAGCGATGGACATTGCCGGTGTGGATATTTACCACCCCGGTCAGCATCAGCTCACGGGCAACGAAATTGCTCTCGGGGGTGATCTTGCCCGCAGCATGAAAGACGGACAAAACTACTTTGTCATCGAAACCCAGGCGCAGGGCTTCCCGCAGTGGACGCCCTATCCGGGGCAGCTAACTTTGCAGGCTTTCAGTCACATTGCCAGCGGTGCCAATATGGTGGCTTACTGGCACTGGGCTTCGACCCACAATGCCATTGAAACCTACTGGAAAGGTCTGCTAAGCCAGGACTATGCAGAAAACGCCACTTACAACGAAGCCCGCACCGTGGGCAACACACTGGCAAAACTGGGCGACAAAATAACCTCACTGAATAAGCAAAACGAGGTTGCCGTCTTGTTCAGCAACGAAGCTCTCATCGCATTCAATGAGTTTTCCTTCGGCTGGGGCGCACCGCAAAAATACAATGACGTACTGCGCCCTTTCTATGACAGCCTTTACCGGGCCAATATCGAAACAGATTTTATTGATCCGTCAAACTTCGCAGACAAAGCCGCGAACTACAAAATGATTGTGATCCCCGCCCTGTATTCTGCCAGCGATACGCTGCTGGAAGCCATTTCGGACTACGTTAAAAATGGCGGTCATATTGTGGCGACGTTCAAACATGGCTTCACCGATGAAAATGTGAAAGTGCGTGCTTCGGTCCAGCCCGGCAACATGACTGATATTTTCGGCATCCGTTACTCGCAGTTTGTTCACCCTGAGTGCGCTTCGCTGAACACCGCCATCATGCCGGAAAGCATTGCCGCTGAACCACTGAAATGGTGGATGGAGCTGGTTACCGCTGACACAGCTGACGTACTGGCAACTTATGAACACCCTGTTTGGGGCGACTATGCGGCTGTCACACGTAATCAGGCGGGAAAAGGAACGGCAACTTACATAGCAACGATGCCGTCAGACAACCAGATTGACGCTCTGTTACGCCAGGCGGCAAACGATGCCGGCGTCACTTTGTCAGACAACCAGTTCCCGGTTATCGAGAAAAAAGCAGTAAATTTGGCAGGCAACACGCTCCACTTTGTTTTTAATTATTCTGAAAACGAAAGGGAAGTGAAGATTGATAATCTGAAGGGTACGGATCTGCTGACCGGCTCTTCTGTGTCAGGTCAAAGCCCCGTTACCCTGCCCCCCTGGGGAGTTGTGATAATCGAAGAAAAACGTTAA
- a CDS encoding LacI family DNA-binding transcriptional regulator, with the protein MSKATIGDVAKAAGVSKKTVSRVLNNEPGVRKETRDAVTTAIKKLDYIPNLNARRLRTNQSYLIGVLYIDYPTNFYGSLILNGAIKACDKLGYDLLIRPFASENPAGEIATTLRHMVERSNVDGFIVVPPLCEDQAVIAALEETGTPIVKIASLDDTSSYCLHSDEVEGAQLAVEHLINLGHSKIGFLNYLVGHAAGKWRYEGYQQALTKYGIEENPDWVAQFVYGENTLEQACRKLLCQENRPTAIFTANDASAAVVYRIASQLKLRIPYDLSVVGFDDDPAALNLWPPLTTIKQPVAELGYNAATILIEQIIRHQAKRELPLSPSELVVRNSTGPLLE; encoded by the coding sequence ATGAGTAAAGCAACAATTGGTGATGTGGCAAAAGCCGCCGGTGTTTCAAAGAAAACGGTCTCCCGGGTGTTAAATAACGAACCCGGAGTGCGCAAAGAAACCCGTGATGCCGTTACCACCGCGATCAAAAAATTAGATTATATTCCTAACCTGAATGCCCGCAGGTTAAGAACCAATCAATCTTATCTGATTGGTGTACTGTATATCGATTATCCTACCAACTTTTACGGCAGTCTTATCCTGAACGGCGCGATAAAAGCTTGCGATAAACTGGGCTACGATTTATTGATTCGTCCCTTTGCATCAGAAAATCCCGCAGGTGAAATTGCCACTACCTTGCGGCACATGGTTGAACGTTCCAACGTTGACGGATTCATTGTCGTACCGCCTTTGTGCGAAGATCAGGCTGTTATCGCAGCACTGGAAGAAACGGGCACGCCTATTGTCAAAATTGCATCTCTGGATGACACATCCTCGTATTGCCTGCACAGTGATGAGGTAGAGGGCGCGCAACTGGCTGTGGAACACCTGATTAATCTGGGTCACAGCAAAATCGGCTTTCTCAACTACCTGGTAGGTCACGCAGCCGGTAAATGGCGTTACGAGGGCTATCAGCAGGCGCTGACAAAATACGGCATCGAAGAAAATCCGGACTGGGTTGCACAGTTTGTATACGGTGAGAACACGTTGGAACAGGCCTGCCGGAAATTACTGTGTCAGGAAAACCGCCCCACCGCTATTTTTACCGCCAACGACGCTTCTGCAGCCGTGGTGTACAGGATTGCCTCCCAACTGAAATTGCGTATCCCGTATGATTTGAGTGTGGTGGGTTTCGATGACGACCCTGCAGCCCTTAACCTGTGGCCACCGCTTACCACTATTAAGCAACCTGTTGCCGAACTTGGCTACAATGCGGCGACCATACTGATTGAACAGATCATCCGTCACCAGGCGAAACGGGAATTACCCCTTTCACCTTCTGAACTGGTCGTCCGTAACTCAACCGGTCCGTTGCTGGAGTAA
- a CDS encoding TonB-dependent receptor — protein MKPQQLNKITLGLVIAGGLFHSQVFAQQAPATAEEEPEYEQIMVTANRTATAAEKTPVALSVLGTQQLRDQGITNPTQLAETVPNVSIDRTNGLQITIRGVTSTDNTEKGDPSAAFMLDGIYIARPQAQEVSFFDIDRVEVLRGPQGTLYGRNTTAGLVNVISAKPHEFFEASADMTLGNYNTRQFTGIVNMPVNDSVSFRAAVNIDQRDNYVEYEAFDGTEAVDISDFKDNRSIRLSGLFNFTEDMTLLVRGDYSQMKGNNMASVPVHNFFETPFTNPSTTENGEGVSPVYVNRGTDNQQTLAAGYFPDVYADNSTWGVMGDFTWLLNDALTFNYLGSYREFDRAEMLPLLLGGDAASKTDYWVDGPFSGTYEQQSHEFRIAYNSDKWLAQAGLYYFEEQSGIRLDIIGLINPTPGEDGYIFGFPQNPTKADSLGFFSQATYNVSDDLRLTAGIRTTKDQKSRAGATIFHKNLGEELNFQASDDNPLPDSLNYADREYSKTTWKLGVDYDISDATMLYGSIATGYKAGGFNDGCVEGATGCNSPLPEAAVYYDPETLTSTELGIKTRVLNNKMTINANVFSYDYQDLQLSQLSYVCGGPCQVTTNAAEATINGAELDTFYRPNVNHRFNAAVTLLDASYDEWILDEEAGVSFAGERLSRSPEWTVTAGYQYTMEMQSGGELSLALNTRWSAEYEILSSALRANFRQPGFTKTDLTMTYNSPDRDWYAQAFVKNLENNITLSNVGPSGDFNTGTATFADPRLVGVRFGYKFQ, from the coding sequence ATGAAACCACAACAATTAAACAAAATAACACTTGGCCTAGTTATAGCCGGCGGCTTATTCCATTCCCAGGTGTTTGCACAGCAAGCGCCGGCAACCGCTGAGGAAGAGCCTGAATACGAACAAATCATGGTTACTGCGAACCGTACCGCCACTGCCGCAGAGAAAACGCCGGTGGCGTTGTCGGTATTAGGCACGCAACAACTGCGTGACCAGGGGATAACCAACCCTACACAGCTCGCAGAAACGGTTCCGAACGTTTCTATTGACCGGACCAACGGACTTCAAATTACTATTCGTGGTGTTACCAGTACCGATAACACCGAGAAGGGAGATCCTTCTGCAGCATTTATGCTTGACGGCATTTACATTGCCAGACCTCAGGCTCAGGAGGTTTCATTCTTCGATATAGACCGCGTAGAAGTACTGCGTGGTCCGCAGGGCACGCTTTACGGACGGAACACCACTGCTGGTCTGGTAAATGTTATTTCGGCCAAACCTCATGAGTTTTTTGAGGCCTCTGCAGATATGACACTGGGTAATTACAATACCCGCCAGTTCACCGGCATTGTGAATATGCCGGTAAACGACAGCGTGTCTTTCCGTGCTGCAGTGAATATCGATCAACGCGACAACTATGTCGAATACGAAGCATTTGATGGTACTGAGGCTGTCGATATCTCCGATTTCAAAGATAACCGGTCAATCCGTCTGTCAGGGTTGTTCAACTTCACCGAAGATATGACCTTGCTGGTTCGCGGTGATTACTCGCAGATGAAAGGCAACAACATGGCATCTGTACCGGTACACAATTTTTTTGAAACACCCTTCACCAACCCGTCGACGACAGAAAACGGCGAGGGCGTATCGCCTGTCTATGTAAACCGCGGCACAGATAATCAGCAAACACTGGCAGCCGGATACTTCCCTGATGTGTATGCAGATAACTCTACCTGGGGTGTGATGGGGGATTTCACCTGGCTGTTAAACGATGCGCTGACCTTTAACTACCTTGGCAGCTACCGCGAGTTTGACCGGGCCGAAATGTTACCTCTATTGCTGGGTGGCGATGCGGCAAGCAAAACCGATTACTGGGTTGACGGGCCTTTCTCAGGTACTTATGAGCAGCAGTCTCACGAATTTCGTATAGCGTATAACAGCGACAAGTGGCTGGCGCAGGCGGGTTTGTACTATTTTGAGGAACAGTCCGGAATACGCCTCGACATTATCGGTCTGATCAACCCGACACCGGGTGAAGACGGCTATATTTTCGGCTTTCCGCAAAACCCTACCAAAGCTGATTCGCTGGGCTTTTTCAGTCAGGCGACTTACAACGTGTCTGATGACTTACGCCTGACTGCCGGTATCCGCACAACGAAGGATCAAAAGTCCCGTGCCGGTGCCACGATTTTCCACAAAAACCTAGGCGAAGAGCTGAACTTCCAGGCCAGCGACGACAATCCGCTACCTGATTCGCTTAATTACGCAGACCGTGAGTATTCAAAAACTACCTGGAAGCTTGGCGTAGATTACGACATCAGTGATGCCACCATGCTCTACGGCAGTATTGCCACAGGCTACAAAGCCGGCGGATTTAATGACGGCTGTGTGGAAGGCGCAACAGGTTGTAACAGTCCGCTGCCTGAAGCCGCAGTCTACTATGACCCGGAAACGCTGACGTCTACAGAGCTGGGTATCAAAACCCGCGTACTGAACAACAAGATGACTATTAACGCCAACGTGTTCAGTTACGACTATCAGGATCTGCAGCTTTCGCAGTTAAGTTATGTATGTGGCGGCCCTTGTCAGGTAACCACTAACGCGGCAGAAGCCACCATCAACGGTGCTGAACTGGATACTTTCTATCGTCCAAATGTAAATCACCGTTTTAATGCAGCAGTGACATTACTGGATGCTTCTTATGATGAGTGGATTTTAGATGAGGAAGCCGGTGTGAGCTTCGCCGGCGAACGTTTGTCGCGCTCTCCTGAATGGACCGTTACTGCCGGTTATCAGTACACCATGGAAATGCAAAGCGGTGGTGAGCTGAGTCTCGCTCTGAACACCCGCTGGAGTGCAGAGTATGAAATCTTAAGCAGTGCACTGCGCGCGAATTTCCGTCAGCCCGGCTTTACCAAAACAGACCTGACCATGACGTACAACAGTCCTGACAGAGACTGGTATGCACAGGCTTTTGTTAAGAATCTTGAAAACAACATTACTTTGTCAAACGTTGGCCCGAGCGGCGATTTCAACACAGGAACAGCAACCTTTGCTGATCCCCGTCTTGTTGGTGTCCGCTTCGGGTACAAGTTTCAGTAA
- a CDS encoding glycoside hydrolase family 3 N-terminal domain-containing protein: MKINLKKTVLACAIAALAGCANEQPADSASTTAAFRDLNGNGQKDVYENTSLPVEQRVADLISRLTLDQKIKLVTGTGFRVDNIGGSEKVPGAAGSTFAIDELGIPALVLADGPAGVRISPEREGDENKYYATAFPIATLLASSWDKELLNAVGTAMGEEVKEYGIDLFLAPGMNIHYNPLGGRNFEYYSEDPYLSGNMAASIVNGIESNGVGATIKHFVANSGETSRMWMDSHVNERALREIYLRGFEIAVEQAQPWAIMTSYNKLNGVYTSQDEKLLTDILRGEWGFQGLVMTDWFAGDNAAEQMQAGNDLIMPGMPDQRENIKQAVESGQLEEAVLDRNLSKIFTVMLSSPTFNEYEYSNKPDLKAHAEVARRAAAEGVILLKNEQATLPLTGAQNVAAFGNTSYAFIAGGTGSGDVNEAYTVSLVEGLANSSLKVDAALQADYEAFMKAEDAKRPPKKNFFELQPPLPEYTPSDAQIASMAESNDVALITIGRNSGEFQDRIVDNDFDLNATEQDLINRVSAAFHAKGKKVIVALNIGNVIETASWRDKADAIVLPWQGGQEAGNALADVLTGKVNPSGKLATTFPVKYADLASASTFPGSPTSEDDVKDPYIGLFVGKESQLDYNDGIYVGYRYYDAFNVKPAYAFGYGLSYTGFDYGDAVVKAGKNAGEFTVSVTITNSGKVAGKEAVQLYISAPGSEKPVKELKGFEKTNELAPGQSQTLEFAVTPKLLASFNEVQRAWVADAGEYNIHVGAASDNIQSGASYSLDSPVVAEKVSVAMNPAPRLRELSVQ, translated from the coding sequence ATGAAGATAAATCTGAAGAAAACTGTGCTGGCATGTGCAATTGCGGCTTTAGCAGGTTGTGCAAATGAGCAACCTGCAGATTCTGCATCAACAACGGCAGCATTCCGTGATCTAAATGGTAACGGTCAGAAGGACGTCTATGAAAATACCAGTCTGCCCGTTGAACAGCGTGTGGCTGATTTAATCAGCAGGCTGACGCTGGATCAGAAAATCAAGCTGGTTACCGGCACGGGCTTCAGAGTAGACAATATTGGCGGATCGGAAAAAGTGCCGGGCGCTGCCGGTTCAACGTTCGCCATCGATGAACTAGGTATTCCCGCACTGGTACTGGCTGACGGACCTGCCGGTGTACGTATTTCTCCTGAGCGTGAAGGGGATGAAAATAAGTACTACGCCACTGCCTTTCCTATTGCAACTCTGCTGGCTTCCAGCTGGGACAAAGAGCTGCTGAACGCCGTTGGCACGGCCATGGGGGAGGAAGTTAAAGAATATGGTATTGACCTGTTTCTCGCACCGGGAATGAACATTCACTATAACCCGCTGGGTGGCCGGAACTTTGAATATTATTCTGAAGATCCGTATCTGAGCGGCAATATGGCCGCGTCTATTGTTAACGGAATTGAGTCGAATGGTGTAGGTGCAACCATCAAGCACTTTGTGGCGAACAGCGGTGAAACCAGCCGGATGTGGATGGACTCCCACGTCAATGAACGTGCATTACGCGAAATTTATCTGCGTGGATTTGAGATCGCCGTTGAACAGGCGCAGCCGTGGGCGATCATGACGTCCTATAACAAGTTGAATGGCGTCTATACCTCTCAGGACGAAAAGCTGCTGACAGATATTCTGCGCGGAGAGTGGGGCTTCCAAGGCCTGGTTATGACAGACTGGTTCGCCGGTGATAACGCTGCAGAGCAAATGCAGGCAGGCAATGATTTGATTATGCCCGGCATGCCGGATCAGCGTGAAAACATTAAACAGGCGGTGGAAAGCGGTCAGCTTGAAGAAGCCGTGCTTGATCGCAACCTCAGCAAAATTTTTACTGTAATGCTGTCGTCTCCCACCTTTAATGAATATGAGTACAGCAATAAGCCTGATCTGAAAGCCCATGCAGAAGTGGCCCGCCGTGCTGCTGCAGAAGGGGTTATTCTGCTTAAAAATGAGCAGGCAACCTTACCGCTTACCGGTGCTCAGAATGTGGCCGCATTCGGTAACACGTCTTATGCCTTTATCGCCGGCGGCACGGGTAGTGGCGACGTGAACGAAGCGTATACCGTATCGCTGGTGGAAGGGCTGGCAAACAGCTCCCTGAAAGTAGATGCAGCATTACAGGCAGACTACGAAGCGTTCATGAAAGCGGAAGACGCCAAACGTCCGCCGAAGAAGAATTTCTTCGAGTTGCAACCTCCGTTACCGGAATACACGCCGTCTGATGCACAGATTGCCAGCATGGCAGAGTCAAACGACGTGGCGCTTATCACCATTGGCCGGAATTCCGGTGAGTTCCAGGACCGTATTGTTGATAATGATTTTGACCTGAATGCTACCGAACAGGATTTGATAAACCGTGTTTCCGCTGCGTTTCATGCTAAAGGCAAGAAAGTGATTGTCGCGCTGAATATCGGAAACGTTATTGAAACGGCCAGCTGGCGTGACAAGGCCGACGCGATTGTGTTGCCCTGGCAGGGCGGTCAGGAAGCCGGTAATGCACTGGCTGATGTGCTCACCGGTAAAGTCAATCCGTCAGGTAAACTGGCAACGACCTTTCCGGTTAAATATGCCGACCTGGCATCAGCCAGCACATTTCCGGGCTCCCCCACATCTGAAGACGACGTGAAAGACCCTTACATTGGTCTGTTCGTGGGTAAAGAGTCACAACTCGACTATAACGACGGCATTTATGTCGGCTACCGCTATTACGATGCATTCAATGTGAAACCGGCTTATGCCTTCGGTTACGGCTTATCATACACCGGTTTTGACTATGGCGATGCCGTTGTGAAGGCCGGAAAGAACGCTGGTGAGTTCACCGTTTCGGTGACCATCACTAATTCAGGAAAAGTAGCAGGGAAGGAAGCGGTTCAGCTTTATATCTCTGCGCCGGGCAGTGAAAAACCGGTCAAAGAGCTCAAGGGATTTGAGAAAACAAACGAGCTTGCACCGGGACAGTCGCAAACCCTTGAGTTTGCGGTAACACCTAAGCTGTTGGCTTCATTTAATGAAGTACAGCGGGCATGGGTGGCCGATGCGGGTGAATACAATATCCACGTTGGCGCTGCCTCTGACAATATTCAGTCTGGTGCCAGTTATTCCCTTGACTCGCCTGTAGTGGCTGAAAAAGTGAGTGTAGCGATGAATCCTGCACCACGGTTGAGGGAGCTGTCTGTACAGTAA
- a CDS encoding OmpA family protein, which yields MSNFVPPTDEDAHTMDDVRSLIIGGDEKFVENIVRRNAKGMVSDVVSEALNERESQDGSVNKVLVPLIEKSLHRSVEANSDKIVGALYPLVGSLIRKAVSAFLIEFIERTNTLIEHSFSAKSVKWRFKAWRSGVTYSDYVASQIYQYQVHQVLAIHRETGTLLNSVTSHPGNAKDGDLISSMLVAISDFVADAFSQDIQAEETELGEIKTDDFTLLIKVGPQVILVAAVSGHVSPRMRHKLQDTLEEFHHFYQSPLQKYQGDNGPFATSDAMLQECLISEQKTTQEKKKRAGAGVFILAGLLVVAGYLAFLRIDLAITSSTIAKSEPPAGIVMLNTQTDGNQIILSVLRDPAATGVAQWLAGLDIDSSVVDIKETPFESKDDRLIPAKIQQLTARFPALTFTNDEQPALSGTISTGEWQRFLRALHSIAGIETVFPDTTKVVLEESTPVNDALALNALAGSLATTLSGYTLFFDMNQSRWSKANDATIGDIAQTIINLQNIAEQSGQTLSVFILGGSDNSGTSVKNMLLSESRAQSVKQALTKAGVEHAVLHTKGLGQLDLARGSNSRMVFFHALLTPAEAGKGKKTGSEEGNRQ from the coding sequence ATGAGCAATTTTGTGCCGCCAACGGATGAGGATGCGCACACAATGGACGACGTCAGGTCGTTAATCATTGGTGGGGATGAAAAATTCGTAGAAAATATTGTCAGACGCAATGCAAAAGGCATGGTGTCTGATGTGGTATCTGAAGCACTGAATGAGCGTGAGAGTCAGGATGGCTCAGTGAACAAAGTGCTGGTCCCCCTGATCGAAAAATCACTGCACCGCTCAGTGGAAGCCAACAGTGATAAGATTGTCGGCGCACTCTACCCTCTTGTCGGCTCGCTGATCAGAAAAGCCGTATCAGCGTTTCTCATCGAATTCATTGAGCGTACAAACACCCTTATTGAACACAGCTTTTCAGCTAAAAGTGTGAAGTGGCGCTTTAAAGCCTGGCGCTCAGGTGTCACCTATTCTGATTATGTTGCTTCGCAAATTTATCAATATCAGGTGCATCAGGTGCTGGCTATTCACCGTGAAACCGGCACCCTGTTAAATAGTGTCACCAGTCATCCGGGAAATGCGAAAGACGGTGACCTGATTTCTTCCATGCTGGTTGCTATCAGCGATTTTGTCGCTGATGCATTCAGTCAGGATATTCAGGCAGAAGAAACCGAACTGGGAGAAATTAAAACCGACGATTTTACCCTGCTTATCAAGGTCGGTCCCCAGGTGATCCTTGTCGCTGCCGTCAGCGGTCATGTGTCGCCACGCATGCGACATAAACTGCAGGACACTCTGGAAGAGTTTCATCACTTTTATCAGTCGCCTCTGCAAAAATATCAGGGCGACAACGGGCCGTTCGCCACCAGCGATGCCATGCTGCAGGAATGCCTGATCAGTGAGCAAAAAACGACGCAGGAAAAGAAAAAACGGGCCGGTGCCGGTGTATTTATTCTCGCCGGACTATTGGTTGTTGCCGGCTATCTGGCATTTTTACGCATCGACCTTGCCATCACGTCATCCACCATCGCTAAGAGTGAGCCTCCGGCCGGCATTGTGATGCTGAACACACAAACAGACGGCAATCAGATTATTCTCTCGGTATTAAGAGATCCGGCTGCCACCGGTGTAGCGCAATGGCTTGCGGGGCTCGACATTGACTCATCCGTTGTCGACATTAAAGAAACGCCGTTTGAGTCAAAGGATGACCGTCTTATCCCGGCAAAGATACAACAGCTGACCGCTCGTTTTCCTGCTCTGACGTTCACCAACGATGAACAGCCGGCCCTGTCCGGCACAATCAGCACTGGTGAATGGCAACGATTCCTCCGTGCTCTGCACAGCATTGCGGGCATTGAAACCGTATTCCCGGATACCACCAAAGTAGTTCTGGAAGAAAGCACTCCTGTTAACGATGCATTAGCACTTAATGCTCTGGCCGGGTCTCTGGCAACTACACTGTCAGGTTACACGTTGTTCTTTGATATGAACCAGTCCCGGTGGTCGAAAGCGAATGATGCGACTATTGGCGATATTGCCCAAACCATCATTAACCTGCAAAATATCGCTGAACAATCAGGGCAAACCCTCAGTGTATTTATTCTCGGTGGCAGCGATAATTCGGGTACATCAGTCAAAAATATGCTATTGAGTGAATCACGCGCCCAGTCAGTGAAACAAGCTCTGACTAAAGCAGGCGTGGAACACGCTGTGCTGCACACCAAAGGTTTGGGACAACTGGATTTAGCCCGCGGCAGTAATAGCCGGATGGTATTCTTTCATGCTCTGTTAACACCTGCAGAGGCTGGTAAAGGGAAGAAAACAGGATCAGAAGAAGGTAACCGTCAGTGA